One Streptomyces mobaraensis NBRC 13819 = DSM 40847 DNA segment encodes these proteins:
- a CDS encoding globin domain-containing protein, with protein sequence MSGAGRTDVPGTGHADVSGTGRTNMHGTGRTAVRGTGHTGVPGSGHANLSGVGRTDVPGAWSGTSTGRFRDDVGFGAEIGTGYGTGHRAAVDDGPQRPGGHPQPHTDVAGTAPLPAADPTRTPVGGPRAPGPVARAGAAAGGVGQRGGGTLHLARPPAVTESGGPPNAPAPFGHGRSAEEPHGGAQSRTPAATPVPPIAAAAPPTPTATPATAAAAPSAATVPPPTPRATATPATATVPPPEATGAAGSADGAADDATPDSALIRRTLAEIEPIADTVVSHFYALLFLHHPQLRDLFPPAMDAQRDRLFKALLTAARHADDPAALTAYLCPLGRGHRKYGTRPEHYPAVGESLIGALARYATRTWSPAAEAAWVRVYTVVSQTMIDAAAEDEPGSPPWWHAEIVGHELRTPDIAVLTLRPDQPYPFLAGQYTSVETPWWPRVWRHYSFSSAPRPDGLLSLHVKAVPAGWVSGALVHRARPGDVLRLGPPAGSMIVDHTTDNGLLCLGGGTGIAPIKALVEDVAEHGGRRPVEVFYGARHAGDLYDMDTMRDLERTHPWLSVRPVVSDGPTSALSGQLPHVVRAYGPWNAYDAYLSGPPGMIRSGLDTLVGAGIPTHRIRHDGNDGLLAEARG encoded by the coding sequence ATGTCGGGCGCTGGTCGTACCGACGTGCCGGGTACCGGGCACGCCGACGTATCCGGCACCGGCCGGACCAACATGCACGGCACCGGTCGTACGGCCGTGCGGGGCACCGGCCATACCGGCGTGCCGGGCAGCGGGCATGCCAACCTGTCCGGCGTCGGCCGTACCGACGTGCCCGGTGCCTGGAGTGGCACCTCCACCGGGCGCTTCCGCGACGACGTCGGTTTCGGTGCCGAGATCGGCACCGGCTACGGCACCGGGCACCGGGCGGCGGTGGACGACGGTCCGCAGCGTCCCGGCGGCCACCCGCAACCGCACACCGACGTCGCGGGGACGGCGCCCTTACCGGCTGCCGATCCGACCCGCACGCCGGTCGGCGGTCCCAGAGCGCCGGGACCGGTTGCCCGTGCCGGCGCTGCTGCCGGTGGTGTCGGTCAACGGGGCGGCGGCACACTTCACTTGGCGCGCCCGCCCGCCGTCACCGAGTCCGGCGGCCCCCCGAACGCTCCCGCCCCCTTCGGGCACGGTCGGAGCGCGGAGGAGCCGCACGGCGGTGCCCAGTCCCGTACACCGGCCGCCACACCCGTCCCGCCGATCGCCGCGGCCGCCCCGCCGACGCCGACCGCCACCCCAGCGACCGCCGCAGCCGCTCCGTCGGCCGCCACAGTCCCTCCGCCGACGCCGAGGGCCACAGCCACCCCAGCGACCGCCACAGTTCCCCCGCCGGAGGCGACCGGCGCAGCCGGCAGCGCCGATGGCGCCGCTGATGACGCCACCCCGGACAGTGCCCTCATCCGCCGCACCCTGGCCGAGATCGAACCGATCGCCGACACGGTCGTCTCGCACTTCTACGCGCTGCTCTTCCTCCATCACCCCCAACTGCGCGACCTGTTCCCCCCTGCCATGGACGCCCAACGCGACCGGCTCTTCAAAGCCCTGCTGACGGCGGCCCGGCACGCCGACGACCCGGCGGCCCTCACCGCGTACCTCTGCCCGCTCGGGCGCGGCCACCGCAAGTACGGAACCCGGCCCGAGCACTACCCCGCCGTGGGCGAGAGCCTCATCGGCGCTCTCGCCCGCTACGCCACCCGCACCTGGAGCCCGGCGGCGGAGGCCGCCTGGGTGCGGGTCTACACGGTGGTCTCCCAGACCATGATCGACGCCGCCGCCGAGGACGAACCGGGCTCACCTCCCTGGTGGCACGCGGAGATCGTCGGGCACGAACTCCGCACACCGGACATCGCCGTGCTCACCCTGCGCCCCGACCAGCCGTACCCCTTCCTCGCCGGCCAGTACACCAGCGTCGAAACCCCCTGGTGGCCGCGCGTGTGGCGGCACTACTCCTTCTCCTCCGCCCCCCGCCCGGACGGACTGCTCTCCCTCCATGTCAAGGCCGTCCCCGCCGGCTGGGTGTCCGGTGCGCTGGTCCACCGCGCCCGCCCCGGGGACGTCCTGCGACTCGGTCCTCCCGCCGGTTCCATGATTGTGGACCACACCACTGACAACGGGCTGTTGTGCCTCGGCGGCGGCACCGGCATCGCCCCGATCAAGGCGCTGGTCGAGGACGTCGCGGAGCACGGCGGCCGCCGGCCCGTCGAGGTGTTCTACGGCGCCCGGCACGCCGGCGACCTCTACGACATGGACACCATGCGGGACCTGGAACGCACCCACCCCTGGCTGTCCGTACGGCCGGTGGTCTCCGACGGCCCGACGAGCGCCCTCAGCGGTCAACTGCCGCACGTCGTCCGTGCGTACGGACCGTGGAACGCGTACGACGCCTACCTTTCCGGGCCGCCGGGGATGATCCGCAGCGGCCTGGACACCCTGGTCGGGGCCGGCATCCCGACCCATCGAATACGCCATGACGGGAACGACGGACTTCTGGCGGAGGCGAGAGGCTGA
- a CDS encoding pyridoxamine 5'-phosphate oxidase family protein, whose product MSDGLAAPDGCAVTDGPAVTDGTALAEPSAPRPGSAGEHALQKRFGTVERADRFYAEQTLAHVNSAMREFLARQEMFFLATADASGACDNSFRAGPPGFLRVLDERTLAYPEYRGNGVLASLGNIEENPRVGILLVDFFRDRVGLHVNGRARVVEDAEMRTAHPGLPVEVAPGRRTPVWVEITVEEAYVHCGKYIPLLIRAREGGTGGAGGAGEPALPAAGSRRKGGDYFGTAAGRP is encoded by the coding sequence GTGTCTGACGGGCTCGCGGCTCCGGACGGGTGCGCGGTGACGGACGGGCCCGCCGTGACCGACGGGACGGCGCTGGCGGAGCCGTCGGCTCCACGCCCCGGCAGCGCGGGCGAGCACGCCTTGCAGAAGCGGTTCGGCACCGTCGAGCGCGCCGACCGTTTCTACGCCGAGCAGACGCTCGCCCACGTCAACTCCGCCATGCGGGAGTTCCTGGCCCGGCAGGAGATGTTCTTCCTGGCCACCGCCGACGCGAGCGGGGCCTGCGACAACAGCTTCCGGGCCGGGCCGCCCGGGTTCCTCAGGGTGTTGGACGAACGGACCCTCGCCTATCCCGAGTACCGGGGCAACGGGGTCCTCGCGAGCCTGGGCAACATCGAGGAGAACCCCCGGGTCGGCATCCTGCTCGTCGACTTCTTCCGCGACCGCGTCGGCCTCCACGTCAACGGTCGCGCCAGGGTGGTGGAGGACGCCGAGATGCGGACCGCCCACCCCGGCCTGCCGGTTGAGGTGGCGCCCGGCCGCCGTACCCCGGTCTGGGTGGAGATCACCGTGGAGGAGGCGTACGTGCACTGCGGCAAGTACATCCCCCTGCTGATCCGGGCCCGGGAGGGTGGGACCGGAGGGGCCGGCGGGGCCGGGGAACCCGCCCTTCCGGCGGCCGGCAGCCGCCGGAAGGGCGGCGACTACTTCGGGACCGCCGCCGGCCGCCCCTGA
- a CDS encoding NUDIX domain-containing protein, translating to MTVRPVVKRTARAILLEGEPGSGSGELHLILIKRTKPGEAPYWITPGGGVEAGDETVIAALHREVDEELGAKVVDVVPAFVDTVLHVPDPADPDDRTVPGGVKVQHFFVCRLASMDLALRHGPEVDEPRGTYEVVRVPFTREGIASVEVVPPSLRDYLLENVEGVRALLADDLG from the coding sequence ATGACCGTACGACCGGTGGTCAAACGCACCGCCCGCGCCATTCTGCTGGAAGGCGAGCCGGGCTCCGGCTCCGGCGAGCTGCACCTCATCCTCATCAAGCGCACCAAACCCGGGGAGGCCCCCTACTGGATCACCCCGGGAGGAGGCGTCGAAGCCGGCGACGAGACCGTGATCGCCGCCCTGCACCGGGAGGTCGACGAGGAACTGGGCGCGAAGGTGGTGGACGTCGTGCCCGCCTTCGTCGACACCGTCCTCCACGTCCCCGACCCCGCCGACCCGGACGACCGGACCGTGCCCGGCGGCGTCAAGGTCCAGCACTTCTTCGTCTGCCGCCTGGCCTCGATGGACCTCGCCCTGCGGCACGGCCCGGAGGTCGACGAACCGCGCGGCACGTACGAGGTCGTCCGGGTTCCGTTCACCCGCGAGGGCATCGCCTCGGTGGAGGTCGTGCCGCCGTCGCTCCGCGACTATCTGCTCGAGAACGTCGAGGGGGTGCGGGCGCTGCTCGCCGACGATCTGGGGTAG
- a CDS encoding LysR family transcriptional regulator, with the protein MDLTLLRTFVTVHRAGSFTRAAALLGLSQPAVTGQIRTLERQLGHPLFLRRARGVTPTTLGDELAHRIAPHVDALLEITESGLDEQWPHRTLHLAGPPEFTALRVLPALSPLIIQGLTVRAAQGMSEPLFEGLAAGHHELAVTTSRPRGRLLTATPLCDEEHVLVAAPRWAARLGGAAVVRDKGVAVLEHLPVVEVDESLPFVSRYWAAVFDSKPVTTGAVIAPDLRAVLSCVIAGAGIAVLPRYLCEDALDTGEVVALLNPPVPPLRTYFLVVRTGTLAHPHLARAHEWLLRAAVSW; encoded by the coding sequence ATGGATCTGACCCTGTTGCGCACCTTCGTCACCGTCCACCGGGCGGGCTCCTTCACCCGCGCCGCCGCCCTCCTGGGCCTCTCCCAGCCGGCGGTCACCGGGCAGATCCGCACGCTGGAGCGGCAACTCGGGCACCCGCTCTTCCTCCGCCGGGCACGCGGCGTCACCCCCACGACGCTCGGCGACGAACTGGCACACCGGATCGCCCCGCACGTCGACGCCCTGCTGGAGATCACCGAGTCCGGGCTCGACGAGCAGTGGCCGCACCGCACCCTCCACCTGGCGGGACCGCCGGAGTTCACCGCGCTGCGCGTGCTGCCCGCGCTGAGCCCGCTGATCATCCAGGGGCTCACCGTGCGCGCCGCCCAGGGCATGTCGGAACCGCTCTTCGAGGGGCTCGCCGCCGGCCACCACGAGCTCGCCGTCACCACGTCCCGCCCCCGGGGCCGGCTGCTGACCGCCACCCCGCTCTGCGACGAGGAGCACGTCCTGGTCGCGGCGCCGCGCTGGGCGGCCCGGCTCGGCGGCGCGGCCGTCGTCCGCGACAAGGGCGTGGCCGTCCTGGAGCACCTGCCGGTGGTGGAGGTGGACGAGAGCCTGCCGTTCGTCAGCCGCTACTGGGCCGCCGTCTTCGACAGCAAGCCCGTCACCACCGGTGCCGTCATCGCCCCCGACCTACGGGCGGTGCTGTCCTGCGTCATCGCGGGCGCCGGCATCGCGGTCCTGCCCCGCTACCTCTGCGAGGACGCGTTGGACACCGGGGAGGTAGTCGCCCTGCTCAACCCGCCGGTGCCGCCGCTGCGCACGTACTTCCTCGTCGTCCGGACCGGCACGCTGGCCCACCCGCATCTGGCCCGGGCACACGAGTGGTTGCTGCGCGCCGCCGTTTCCTGGTGA
- a CDS encoding phage holin family protein — MKNFVVKTIANAAALAVAIWLLKGITLAGETTAAKAVTLLVVALLFGLVNFLVKPVVKLLSFPLFILTLGLITLVINALMLLLTSWLAGKFDLAFHVGGFGPALVGGVIISIVAWAMHVILPDDKD; from the coding sequence ATGAAGAATTTCGTAGTCAAGACGATCGCCAATGCGGCGGCCCTCGCAGTCGCGATCTGGCTGCTCAAGGGCATCACCCTGGCCGGCGAGACGACCGCCGCCAAGGCGGTCACGCTGCTCGTCGTGGCGCTCCTGTTCGGCCTCGTCAACTTTCTCGTCAAGCCGGTCGTCAAACTTCTCTCGTTCCCGCTCTTCATCCTCACGCTCGGCCTGATCACTCTGGTGATCAACGCGTTGATGCTGCTGCTGACGAGTTGGCTGGCCGGCAAGTTCGATCTCGCGTTCCACGTGGGGGGCTTCGGACCGGCGCTGGTCGGCGGCGTGATCATCTCGATCGTGGCCTGGGCGATGCATGTGATCCTGCCGGACGACAAGGACTGA
- a CDS encoding cupin domain-containing protein, which produces MKAFRLDELEAERAANEGAYLQFLKERNMSVGLYALDAGDVDPQGPHAQDEVYVVVSGRASITVGAETTEVGRGSVVYVPAGVTHRFHHISEDLRVLVVFSPPES; this is translated from the coding sequence ATGAAGGCGTTCCGGCTGGATGAGCTGGAGGCGGAGCGGGCCGCGAACGAAGGGGCGTACCTGCAGTTCCTCAAGGAACGGAACATGTCGGTCGGCCTCTACGCGCTCGACGCCGGGGATGTGGACCCGCAGGGCCCGCACGCTCAGGACGAGGTGTACGTGGTCGTGAGCGGCCGGGCGTCGATCACCGTGGGCGCCGAGACGACGGAGGTCGGGCGGGGCAGTGTCGTCTACGTCCCGGCCGGGGTGACCCACCGGTTCCACCACATCAGCGAGGACCTCCGGGTCCTGGTCGTCTTCTCGCCGCCGGAGAGCTGA
- a CDS encoding DUF5326 family protein gives MGQKGILAGLPWWVKWIALPVLVCVVFGSLIISVLGIVIDVLFKALLLVALIGGLIFVVKKFTGSSSSKGGDW, from the coding sequence ATGGGTCAGAAGGGGATACTCGCGGGACTGCCGTGGTGGGTGAAGTGGATCGCCCTGCCGGTGCTCGTGTGCGTGGTGTTCGGCAGCCTGATCATCAGCGTGCTGGGGATCGTCATCGACGTTCTGTTCAAGGCGCTGCTGCTGGTGGCGCTGATCGGTGGCCTGATCTTCGTCGTCAAGAAGTTCACGGGGTCCTCGTCGTCGAAGGGCGGCGACTGGTAG